In the genome of Coregonus clupeaformis isolate EN_2021a chromosome 1, ASM2061545v1, whole genome shotgun sequence, one region contains:
- the LOC121567989 gene encoding histone acetyltransferase KAT7-like isoform X2 has translation MPRRRQSVHLGSGSDGTEDSDSSAEREQTNSSESDGNMPKRTRLTRASLRLSQSSQDTPDVKRVGDHDESPPLTPTGNAPSSESELDISSPNASHDENVAKDPALRDSDKDLSHRPKRRRCHETYNFNMKCPTPGCNSLGHLTGKHERHFAVSGCPLYHNLSADECKVKATTREKHEEETKVQEESNRHATRHQTPTSKQTRYKEQVTEMRKGRNSGLPKEQKEKYTEHRQSHGNTREPLLENITSDYDLELFRKAQARASEDLEKLRIQGQITEGSNMIKTILFGRYELDTWYHSPYPEEYARLGRLYVCEFCLKYMKSQTILRRHMAKCVWKHPPGDEVYRKGAISVFEVDGKKNKIYCQNLCLLAKLFLDHKTLYYDVEPFLFYVMTEADNTGCHLVGYFSKEKNSFLNYNVSCILTMPQYMRQGFGKMLIDFSYLLSKVEEKVGSPERPLSDLGLISYRSYWKEVLLRYMYNFQGKEISIKEISQETAVNPVDIVSTLQSLQMLKYWKGKHLVLKRQDLIDEWKAKETKRGSNNKTIDPSSLKWTPPKGT, from the exons ATGCCCCGTAGACGACAG AGTGTGCATTTGGGGAGTGGCTCTGATGGGACTGAAGATTCAGACTCTTCTGCTGAGAGAGAACAGACGAACAGCTCAGAGAGTGATGGAAACATGCCCAAGAGAACACGCCTCACAAGAGCATCTCTACGCCTCAGCCAAAGCTCACAAG ACACACCAGATGTGAAGCGAGTCGGCGACCATGATGAGTCTCCGCCGTTGACGCCCACAGGCAACGCCCCATCATCTGAGTCCGAGCTGGACATCTCCAGCCCCAACGCCTCCCACGACGAAAACGTGGCCAAGGACCCCGCCCTCAGAGACTCAGACAAGGACCTCTCCCACCGGCCCAAGCGCCGCCGCTGCCACGAGACCTACAATTTTAACATGAAGTGTCCCACGCCAGGATGCAACTCACTGG GACATCTAACAGGGAAACATGAACGCCATTTTGCGGTTTCAGGATGCCCTCTTTACCATAACCTCTCTGCTGACGAATGCAAG GTGAAAGCAACTACTCGCGAGAAACACGAAGAAGAAACAAAGGTGCAGGAGGAAAGCAACAGACACGCCACACGACATCAg ACACCCACATCAAAACAGACAAGATACAAAGAGCAGGTGACAGAGATGAGGAAGGGGAGGAACTCTGGGCTACCCAAGGAGCAGAAGGAGAAATACACG GAGCATCGACAGAGCCACGGCAACACCAGAGAACCTCTTCTGGAGAACATCACTAGTGACTATGACCTGGAGCTTTTCAGAAAAGCCCAGGCACGCGCATCTGAAGATCTG GAGAAGCTGCGGATCCAGGGCCAGATCACAGAGGGCAGCAACATGATCAAGACCATCCTTTTTGGCCGCTACGAGCTGGACACGTGGTACCACTCACCCTACCCTGAGGAGTACGCCCGCCTGGGACGTCTCTACGTCTGCGAGTTCTGCCTCAAGTACATGAAGAGCCAGACCATTCTGAGACGACACATG GCCAAGTGTGTGTGGAAGCATCCACCAGGAGATGAGGTCTACAGAAAGGGAGCCATATCTGTCTTTGAGGTGGACGGCAAGAAGAACAAG ATCTACTGCCAGAACCTGTGTCTACTCGCCAAGCTCTTCCTGGATCACAAGACGCTGTACTACGACGTGGAACCCTTTCTGTTCTACGTTATGACTGAGGCAGACAACACAGGCTGCCATCTTGTGGGATACTTCTCTAAG GAGAAGAACTCTTTCCTCAACTACAACGTCTCCTGCATCCTGACAATGCCCCAATACATGAGGCAGGGCTTTGGGAAGATGCTGATTGACTTCA GTTACCTGCTGTCCAAGGTGGAGGAGAAGGTGGGCTCCCCAGAGAGGCCCCTCTCGGACCTGGGCCTCATCAGCTACCGTAGCTACTGGAAAGAAGTGCTGCTGCGTTACATGTACAACTTCCAGGGCAAGGAGATCTCCATCAAAG agatCAGCCAGGAGACAGCTGTGAACCCAGTGGACATTGTCAGCACCCTGCAGTCCCTGCAGATGCTTAAGTACTGGAAGGGAAAGCACCTCGTCTTGAAGAGACAG GACCTGATCGATGAGTGGAAAGCCAAGGAGACGAAAAGAGGCAGCAACAACAAAACCATCGACCCCAGCTCGCTAAAATGGACGCCGCCCAAAGGGACATAG
- the LOC121567989 gene encoding histone acetyltransferase KAT7-like isoform X1 yields the protein MPRRRQSVHLGSGSDGTEDSDSSAEREQTNSSESDGNMPKRTRLTRASLRLSQSSQDTPDVKRVGDHDESPPLTPTGNAPSSESELDISSPNASHDENVAKDPALRDSDKDLSHRPKRRRCHETYNFNMKCPTPGCNSLGHLTGKHERHFAVSGCPLYHNLSADECKVKATTREKHEEETKVQEESNRHATRHQTPTSKQTRYKEQVTEMRKGRNSGLPKEQKEKYTEHRQSHGNTREPLLENITSDYDLELFRKAQARASEDLKTPQEKLRIQGQITEGSNMIKTILFGRYELDTWYHSPYPEEYARLGRLYVCEFCLKYMKSQTILRRHMAKCVWKHPPGDEVYRKGAISVFEVDGKKNKIYCQNLCLLAKLFLDHKTLYYDVEPFLFYVMTEADNTGCHLVGYFSKEKNSFLNYNVSCILTMPQYMRQGFGKMLIDFSYLLSKVEEKVGSPERPLSDLGLISYRSYWKEVLLRYMYNFQGKEISIKEISQETAVNPVDIVSTLQSLQMLKYWKGKHLVLKRQDLIDEWKAKETKRGSNNKTIDPSSLKWTPPKGT from the exons ATGCCCCGTAGACGACAG AGTGTGCATTTGGGGAGTGGCTCTGATGGGACTGAAGATTCAGACTCTTCTGCTGAGAGAGAACAGACGAACAGCTCAGAGAGTGATGGAAACATGCCCAAGAGAACACGCCTCACAAGAGCATCTCTACGCCTCAGCCAAAGCTCACAAG ACACACCAGATGTGAAGCGAGTCGGCGACCATGATGAGTCTCCGCCGTTGACGCCCACAGGCAACGCCCCATCATCTGAGTCCGAGCTGGACATCTCCAGCCCCAACGCCTCCCACGACGAAAACGTGGCCAAGGACCCCGCCCTCAGAGACTCAGACAAGGACCTCTCCCACCGGCCCAAGCGCCGCCGCTGCCACGAGACCTACAATTTTAACATGAAGTGTCCCACGCCAGGATGCAACTCACTGG GACATCTAACAGGGAAACATGAACGCCATTTTGCGGTTTCAGGATGCCCTCTTTACCATAACCTCTCTGCTGACGAATGCAAG GTGAAAGCAACTACTCGCGAGAAACACGAAGAAGAAACAAAGGTGCAGGAGGAAAGCAACAGACACGCCACACGACATCAg ACACCCACATCAAAACAGACAAGATACAAAGAGCAGGTGACAGAGATGAGGAAGGGGAGGAACTCTGGGCTACCCAAGGAGCAGAAGGAGAAATACACG GAGCATCGACAGAGCCACGGCAACACCAGAGAACCTCTTCTGGAGAACATCACTAGTGACTATGACCTGGAGCTTTTCAGAAAAGCCCAGGCACGCGCATCTGAAGATCTG AAAACGCCACAGGAGAAGCTGCGGATCCAGGGCCAGATCACAGAGGGCAGCAACATGATCAAGACCATCCTTTTTGGCCGCTACGAGCTGGACACGTGGTACCACTCACCCTACCCTGAGGAGTACGCCCGCCTGGGACGTCTCTACGTCTGCGAGTTCTGCCTCAAGTACATGAAGAGCCAGACCATTCTGAGACGACACATG GCCAAGTGTGTGTGGAAGCATCCACCAGGAGATGAGGTCTACAGAAAGGGAGCCATATCTGTCTTTGAGGTGGACGGCAAGAAGAACAAG ATCTACTGCCAGAACCTGTGTCTACTCGCCAAGCTCTTCCTGGATCACAAGACGCTGTACTACGACGTGGAACCCTTTCTGTTCTACGTTATGACTGAGGCAGACAACACAGGCTGCCATCTTGTGGGATACTTCTCTAAG GAGAAGAACTCTTTCCTCAACTACAACGTCTCCTGCATCCTGACAATGCCCCAATACATGAGGCAGGGCTTTGGGAAGATGCTGATTGACTTCA GTTACCTGCTGTCCAAGGTGGAGGAGAAGGTGGGCTCCCCAGAGAGGCCCCTCTCGGACCTGGGCCTCATCAGCTACCGTAGCTACTGGAAAGAAGTGCTGCTGCGTTACATGTACAACTTCCAGGGCAAGGAGATCTCCATCAAAG agatCAGCCAGGAGACAGCTGTGAACCCAGTGGACATTGTCAGCACCCTGCAGTCCCTGCAGATGCTTAAGTACTGGAAGGGAAAGCACCTCGTCTTGAAGAGACAG GACCTGATCGATGAGTGGAAAGCCAAGGAGACGAAAAGAGGCAGCAACAACAAAACCATCGACCCCAGCTCGCTAAAATGGACGCCGCCCAAAGGGACATAG
- the LOC121568001 gene encoding protachykinin-like isoform X2 — MDILKFQLVIVTLYTLVYTCQGLSFSVDKEHWVSKDWQDEPLEERLASQVASMIKRSKAHQFYGLMGKRSDVQQQPIRVDRRRNKGDMFVGLMGRRSPSGESFTRIIPDAPSTAIDVAEGSDTQPDSQKEWDQLQYY; from the exons ATGGATATTTTGAAATTCCAGCTGGTAATAGTTACCCTGTATACCCTGGTGTATACATGTCAGGGATTGTCGTTTAGTGTTGACAAGGAACACTGGGTATCCAAAGACTGGCAG GATGAGCCACTGGAAGAGAGGTTGGCCAGCCAAGTGGCTAGTATGATAAAGAGATCCAAAGCCCATCAGTTCTACGGGCTCATGGGCAAACGCTCAG ACGTTCAGCAGCAGCCTATTAGAGTGGATAGAAGAC GAAATAAAGGGGATATGTTTGTTGGACTTATGGGAAGAAGATCACCAAGTGGGG AATCGTTCACGAGGATCATTCCAGATGCTCCAAGCACTGCGATCGATGTTGCTGAGGGGTCAGACACACAACCAG ATTCACAAAAGGAATGGGACCAACTCCAGTATTACTAA